One region of Micromonospora ureilytica genomic DNA includes:
- the erpA gene encoding iron-sulfur cluster insertion protein ErpA, whose amino-acid sequence MTTPAQTESTEAQAPTSVVLTDVAAQKVKALIEQEGRDDLRLRVAVQPGGCSGLRYQLFFDERSLDGDVVTDFGGVGVVVDRMSAPYLSGATIDFADRIDAQGFTIDNPNAGSSCACGDSFN is encoded by the coding sequence GTGACCACGCCAGCGCAGACCGAGTCGACCGAGGCCCAGGCCCCTACTTCCGTCGTCCTCACCGACGTCGCGGCGCAGAAGGTCAAGGCCCTGATCGAGCAGGAGGGCCGCGACGACCTGCGGCTCCGCGTCGCCGTGCAGCCGGGCGGCTGCTCCGGCCTGCGGTACCAGCTCTTCTTCGACGAGCGTTCGCTCGACGGTGACGTCGTGACCGACTTCGGCGGTGTAGGGGTCGTCGTCGACCGGATGAGCGCCCCGTACCTTTCCGGCGCGACTATCGACTTCGCCGACCGGATCGACGCCCAGGGCTTCACCATCGACAACCCCAACGCGGGCAGCTCCTGCGCCTGCGGTGACTCGTTCAACTGA
- a CDS encoding carbohydrate kinase family protein gives MKIAVTGSIATDHLMSFPGRFADQLIADQLHKVSLSFLVDDLVLRRGGVAANISFGMGQLGLRPVLLGAVGADFADYRSWLERHGVDCDSVHISEVAHTARFVCTTDTDMCQIASFYAGAMSEARNIELAPVADRLGGLDLVLVGANDPEAMLRHSAECRTRGYAFAADPSQQLARMPGEDVVALIEGAEYLMTNDYEKSLLQSKAQLSDDQLLDLVKVRVTTLGKHGVEIAGRGIDPIHVPIAREIRAVDPTGVGDGFRAGFFTALSWGLGLERAAQVGSLLATLVLETVGTQEYDVRRDLFVKRLAESYGDTAAEEVRPHLLPA, from the coding sequence ATGAAGATCGCCGTCACCGGCTCGATCGCCACCGATCACCTGATGAGCTTCCCCGGTCGCTTCGCCGACCAGCTCATCGCCGATCAACTGCACAAGGTGTCCCTCTCCTTCCTGGTGGACGACCTGGTGCTCCGCCGCGGCGGCGTGGCGGCGAACATCTCCTTCGGGATGGGTCAGCTCGGGCTGCGCCCGGTGCTGCTCGGCGCGGTCGGCGCCGACTTCGCCGACTACCGCTCCTGGCTGGAGCGCCACGGGGTGGACTGCGACTCGGTGCACATCAGCGAGGTGGCGCACACCGCCCGCTTCGTCTGCACCACCGACACCGACATGTGCCAGATCGCCTCGTTCTACGCCGGTGCGATGAGCGAGGCCCGCAACATCGAGCTGGCCCCGGTCGCCGACCGGCTCGGCGGTCTGGACCTGGTGCTGGTCGGCGCGAACGACCCGGAGGCGATGCTGCGTCACTCGGCCGAGTGCCGCACCCGCGGGTACGCCTTCGCCGCCGACCCGTCCCAGCAGCTCGCCCGGATGCCCGGCGAGGACGTGGTGGCGCTGATCGAGGGCGCCGAGTACCTGATGACCAACGACTACGAGAAGTCGCTGCTGCAGAGCAAGGCGCAGCTGAGCGACGACCAACTGCTGGACCTGGTCAAGGTGCGGGTCACCACGCTGGGCAAGCACGGCGTGGAGATCGCCGGGCGTGGCATCGACCCGATCCACGTACCGATCGCGCGGGAGATCCGGGCGGTCGACCCGACCGGCGTCGGCGACGGCTTCCGGGCCGGCTTCTTCACCGCGCTCTCCTGGGGTCTCGGCCTGGAGCGCGCCGCCCAGGTCGGCTCGCTGCTGGCCACGCTGGTCCTGGAAACCGTCGGCACCCAGGAGTACGACGTCCGCCGCGACCTGTTCGTCAAGCGCCTGGCCGAGTCCTACGGCGACACCGCGGCAGAAGAGGTCCGCCCCCACCTCCTCCCGGCGTAG
- a CDS encoding sulfurtransferase TusA family protein produces MTMPDEVIDCRGQRCPLPVIAAARRMPEVPVGTVVRVLADDPAAAVDIPAWCRMRGQEFLGSVNGPEGPAYDVRRTH; encoded by the coding sequence GTGACGATGCCGGACGAGGTGATCGACTGTCGGGGGCAACGCTGCCCGCTGCCCGTGATCGCGGCGGCGCGACGGATGCCCGAGGTGCCGGTCGGCACTGTGGTCCGGGTGCTGGCCGACGATCCGGCGGCGGCTGTCGACATCCCCGCCTGGTGCCGGATGCGTGGCCAGGAGTTCCTCGGCTCCGTCAACGGCCCCGAAGGCCCCGCCTACGACGTCCGCCGCACCCACTGA
- a CDS encoding cysteine desulfurase family protein — protein sequence MSASPVYLDAATAAPMHPVARQALLAALDDGWADPGKLYTQARRARQLLDAAREATALTLGVRADEVSFTPSGTTAAHGAVLGGLAGRRRVGSTLVHSAIEHSAVLHAAERHVGAGGTATAVPVDRLGRLDLTAWSTAVRAPGVALAALITASHEVGTVQPVAEAAAACADVGVPLYVDAAQSVGRVPLPAGWSVLTASAHKWGGPPGVGVLAVRKGTRWESPWPADERESGRTPGVVNLPAVVAAAASLRAAAADAAAEATRLAALVDRIRERVAAEVPDVEVVGDPVLRLPHLVTFSCLYVDGEALLHALDRRGFAVSSGSSCTSSTLRPSHVLEAMGVLSHGNVRVSLHRETTEADVERFLTDLPGIVAGLRAEAGVVGL from the coding sequence GTGAGTGCATCCCCGGTCTACCTGGACGCGGCGACCGCCGCGCCGATGCATCCGGTCGCGCGGCAGGCGCTGCTGGCCGCGCTCGACGACGGCTGGGCCGACCCGGGCAAGCTGTACACGCAGGCCCGCCGGGCCCGGCAACTGCTCGACGCCGCCCGCGAGGCCACCGCGCTGACGCTCGGCGTCCGCGCCGATGAGGTGTCCTTCACCCCCAGCGGTACGACCGCAGCCCACGGCGCGGTGCTCGGGGGCCTGGCGGGGCGGCGGCGGGTCGGGTCGACGCTTGTGCACTCGGCGATCGAGCACTCGGCGGTGCTGCACGCGGCGGAACGGCACGTCGGCGCGGGCGGGACCGCCACCGCGGTGCCGGTCGACCGGCTGGGCCGACTGGACCTGACCGCGTGGTCGACAGCCGTTCGGGCCCCGGGGGTCGCGCTGGCCGCGTTGATCACCGCCAGTCATGAGGTGGGGACGGTGCAGCCGGTCGCCGAGGCGGCGGCCGCGTGCGCCGACGTGGGTGTGCCGCTGTACGTGGACGCGGCGCAGTCGGTGGGCCGGGTGCCCCTGCCGGCCGGTTGGTCGGTGCTCACCGCGAGCGCCCACAAGTGGGGCGGGCCACCCGGGGTGGGGGTGCTGGCGGTCCGCAAGGGCACTCGCTGGGAGTCACCCTGGCCGGCCGACGAGCGGGAGAGCGGACGTACCCCCGGGGTGGTGAACCTGCCCGCGGTCGTGGCGGCGGCGGCGAGCCTGCGCGCGGCGGCGGCCGACGCGGCGGCCGAGGCGACCCGGCTGGCCGCCCTGGTGGACCGGATCCGGGAGCGGGTCGCGGCCGAGGTGCCCGACGTGGAGGTGGTCGGCGACCCGGTGCTCCGGCTCCCCCACCTGGTCACCTTCTCCTGCCTGTACGTCGACGGGGAGGCGCTGCTGCACGCCCTGGACCGGCGCGGCTTCGCCGTGTCGTCCGGCTCGTCCTGCACCTCGTCCACGTTGCGTCCGTCGCACGTCCTGGAGGCGATGGGGGTGCTCTCGCACGGCAACGTGCGGGTCAGCCTGCACCGGGAGACGACCGAGGCGGACGTGGAGCGGTTCCTGACCGACTTGCCCGGGATCGTCGCCGGGCTGCGCGCCGAGGCCGGGGTGGTGGGGCTGTGA
- the ctaC gene encoding aa3-type cytochrome oxidase subunit II codes for MVARSSEVRPSAVRHSASPGVGGRRGRGAGRLTGLGLGGVALLVLLTGCDVGQTFHGFGWPQGGISPESKRMYDLWIASCIAALAVGVFVWGLIFWCVVRYRKRGNALPVQTRYNMPMEFLYTIAPILIVSVLFYYTAIVQTDVDKLSKNPDVTVEVVAFKWNWQFNYRDGQGTEARTTASTLGTSEVIPVLVLPTNRSIRFEETSRDVIHSFWVPELLFKRDVMPGKIRNVFEVSSLDAEGAYVGRCAELCGSYHAFMNFELRVVSPEKYDQFLAAKQSGKSTQDALSAIGEQPYATTTQPFDTRRTQDNFNPDKVPARTGS; via the coding sequence GTGGTCGCAAGGAGTTCGGAGGTACGGCCGTCGGCCGTACGGCACAGCGCTTCCCCAGGGGTTGGTGGACGCCGGGGGCGTGGTGCTGGTCGCCTGACCGGGCTCGGTCTCGGTGGCGTGGCGTTGCTGGTTCTGCTCACGGGCTGTGACGTCGGTCAGACGTTCCACGGCTTCGGCTGGCCGCAGGGCGGCATCTCGCCGGAGTCCAAGCGGATGTACGACCTGTGGATCGCCTCCTGCATCGCCGCGCTCGCGGTCGGCGTCTTCGTGTGGGGCCTGATCTTCTGGTGCGTCGTGCGTTACCGCAAGCGTGGCAACGCGCTGCCGGTGCAGACTCGCTACAACATGCCGATGGAGTTCCTCTACACCATCGCGCCGATCCTGATCGTCTCCGTGCTCTTCTACTACACGGCGATCGTGCAGACCGACGTCGACAAGTTGTCGAAGAACCCGGACGTCACTGTCGAGGTCGTCGCGTTCAAGTGGAACTGGCAGTTCAACTACCGCGACGGCCAGGGCACGGAAGCCCGCACCACCGCGTCGACGCTCGGCACCAGTGAGGTCATCCCGGTGCTGGTGCTGCCGACCAACCGGTCCATCCGGTTCGAGGAGACCAGCCGCGACGTCATCCACTCGTTCTGGGTGCCGGAGCTGCTCTTCAAGCGGGACGTCATGCCGGGCAAGATCCGCAACGTGTTCGAGGTTTCCAGCCTGGACGCCGAGGGTGCCTACGTCGGGCGCTGCGCCGAACTGTGCGGCAGCTACCACGCGTTCATGAACTTCGAGCTGCGGGTGGTCTCGCCGGAGAAGTACGACCAGTTCCTCGCGGCCAAGCAGAGCGGCAAGTCGACCCAGGACGCGCTGTCCGCGATCGGTGAGCAGCCGTACGCGACGACCACGCAGCCGTTCGACACGCGGCGGACGCAGGACAACTTCAACCCGGACAAAGTTCCGGCCCGCACCGGAAGCTGA
- a CDS encoding cytochrome c oxidase subunit 4, whose product MKTEWRIFLIIAGFLFGATILYGAWTHGESGGVEWVGTVALLLSFLLCSMCGGFFWFVSRRIDLRPEDRPDAEIADGAGEVGFFSPGSYWPFGLALAAAIAALGMVFWQFWLIGAGLLAVVFAACGLLFEYYSGTRRTAEH is encoded by the coding sequence ATGAAGACCGAGTGGCGTATCTTCCTGATCATCGCCGGGTTCCTCTTCGGTGCCACGATCCTCTACGGCGCGTGGACGCACGGCGAGTCGGGCGGCGTCGAGTGGGTCGGCACCGTCGCCCTGCTGCTGTCGTTCCTGCTCTGCTCGATGTGCGGTGGCTTCTTCTGGTTCGTCTCCCGCCGCATCGACCTGCGCCCGGAAGACCGCCCGGATGCCGAGATCGCGGACGGCGCCGGTGAGGTCGGCTTCTTCAGCCCGGGCAGCTACTGGCCGTTCGGTCTGGCGCTGGCCGCCGCGATCGCCGCGCTCGGCATGGTGTTCTGGCAGTTCTGGCTGATCGGTGCCGGCCTGCTGGCCGTTGTCTTCGCCGCCTGTGGGCTCCTGTTCGAGTACTACAGCGGCACCCGGCGCACCGCCGAGCACTGA
- the trpD gene encoding anthranilate phosphoribosyltransferase yields MGDRTWPHLLNALLRGDELSTADTAWAMDEIMTGSASAAQIAAFAVALRAKGETPAELAGLVEAMLGRAVPVALPEELRRTALDVVGTGGDLAHTVNISTMTALVVAGTGVRVVKHGNRAASSLCGTADLLEFLGIPLDLGPEQVARCVEEAGIGFCFAARFHPGMRHAGPVRREVGVPTFFNFLGPLTNPARPMAGAVGCFDLRMAPVMASVFAARGDSAIVMRGEDGLDEFTTAAPTRVWAAQGGTVREAVLDATDLGVPRSTIADLRGGDAAYNAGVARRLLAGETGPVRDAVLVNAAAALATQGPLDGDLTEALRAGLARAAESIDSGSAASTLDRWIETANA; encoded by the coding sequence ATGGGCGATCGGACCTGGCCGCACCTGCTCAACGCGCTGCTGCGCGGTGACGAACTCTCCACCGCCGACACCGCCTGGGCCATGGACGAGATCATGACCGGCTCGGCGAGCGCGGCGCAGATCGCCGCCTTCGCCGTGGCGCTGCGGGCCAAGGGGGAAACCCCCGCGGAACTGGCCGGCCTGGTGGAGGCGATGCTGGGTCGCGCGGTCCCGGTGGCGCTCCCCGAGGAGCTGCGCCGCACTGCGCTCGACGTGGTCGGCACCGGCGGTGACCTCGCCCACACGGTCAACATCTCCACGATGACGGCGCTGGTGGTCGCCGGCACTGGCGTCCGGGTCGTGAAGCACGGCAACCGGGCCGCCTCCTCCCTGTGCGGCACCGCCGACCTGCTGGAGTTCCTCGGCATCCCGCTGGATCTCGGCCCGGAGCAGGTCGCCCGCTGTGTCGAGGAGGCCGGCATCGGGTTCTGCTTCGCGGCCCGGTTCCACCCGGGGATGCGGCACGCGGGCCCGGTCCGCCGCGAGGTGGGGGTGCCCACCTTCTTCAACTTCCTCGGCCCGCTGACCAACCCGGCCCGCCCCATGGCCGGCGCGGTCGGCTGCTTCGACCTCCGGATGGCCCCGGTGATGGCCAGCGTGTTCGCGGCTCGTGGCGACTCGGCGATCGTGATGCGCGGCGAGGACGGGCTGGACGAGTTCACCACCGCCGCGCCGACCCGGGTCTGGGCGGCTCAGGGCGGCACCGTACGCGAGGCCGTGCTGGACGCGACGGACCTGGGGGTGCCCCGGTCCACCATCGCGGACCTGCGCGGCGGTGACGCCGCGTACAACGCGGGTGTGGCCCGTCGCCTGCTGGCCGGCGAGACGGGCCCGGTGCGGGACGCGGTGCTGGTCAACGCGGCGGCGGCGCTGGCCACCCAGGGCCCGCTGGACGGCGACCTGACCGAGGCGCTGCGTGCCGGCCTGGCCCGCGCGGCCGAGTCGATCGACTCCGGTTCGGCCGCCTCGACCCTGGACCGCTGGATCGAGACCGCCAACGCCTGA